From the Halalkalicoccus sp. NIPERK01 genome, one window contains:
- a CDS encoding asparagine synthase-related protein, which translates to MRTELFGVFDDREQFTRFRSPTDFDRLVSGESITVGIRDPYLGVPGRTAIHESADGLCVVWGEAFPPEGVEESAATWLFERYAEDGDDAFEGMNGSYIAVVEHGGEALVANDPIHSWECFYTDTATRWFGTDATALTRTLPSPTLDCRGLCEVVHFGLTFGGTTAIEEVRRLPFDSYLTADSTEALSRFVYEPKTFDYTEELASRLERAVDRRASYPGTKGMLMSAGFDSRLLLARLPDVDVCYTLGTPQTPEVRVARKVASQYGSRHQTLLVNENYLAAGPDIVQYTNGIRESVHIHHRGNTAEITTDAVYHGLFLDTLLRGRFVPHDTVHLDVIDRDFPLPRLDPDPDVTRLFADKFGFYADGDRTLVDCPEIDADTPEEFLEDTIARHYRRGFDRADSRYNAMALLGIKSKSALPFRTHLADQFLESFVAADSELIDWHLTTPPEHRNDRTYQKALRMVDPDIFRYRPPDRPHRSYQLNQVEKYLRKKLPGISPFGTPWPDRDRIYDENDLDQRLFAGRPDIHALPPRIKLRINDARTWLDYAAGDTISTPYGLVRSESVL; encoded by the coding sequence ATGAGGACGGAGTTGTTCGGGGTGTTCGATGACCGCGAGCAGTTCACGCGGTTTCGCTCCCCGACCGATTTCGATCGGCTCGTAAGCGGTGAGTCGATCACCGTCGGCATCCGTGATCCGTATCTCGGCGTTCCCGGACGAACCGCGATACACGAGTCGGCCGACGGGCTCTGTGTCGTCTGGGGGGAGGCCTTCCCGCCCGAGGGTGTCGAAGAGTCGGCCGCGACGTGGCTCTTCGAGCGCTACGCCGAGGACGGGGACGACGCCTTCGAGGGGATGAACGGGTCGTACATCGCCGTCGTCGAACACGGCGGCGAGGCGCTCGTCGCCAACGATCCGATACACTCCTGGGAGTGTTTCTACACGGACACCGCCACCCGGTGGTTCGGTACGGACGCGACGGCGCTGACACGGACGCTCCCCTCGCCGACGCTCGACTGTCGCGGCCTCTGTGAGGTCGTCCACTTCGGGCTGACGTTCGGCGGGACGACCGCCATCGAGGAGGTACGGCGCCTCCCGTTCGATAGCTACCTCACCGCCGACTCCACCGAGGCGCTCTCGCGATTCGTCTACGAACCGAAGACGTTCGACTACACGGAGGAACTCGCGTCCCGCCTCGAGCGCGCGGTCGACCGGCGCGCGTCCTACCCCGGCACGAAGGGGATGCTGATGAGCGCCGGGTTCGACTCGCGCCTGCTGCTCGCACGTCTCCCCGACGTCGACGTCTGTTACACCCTCGGGACGCCGCAGACGCCCGAGGTCAGGGTCGCACGCAAGGTCGCAAGCCAGTACGGCTCGCGCCACCAGACGCTGCTCGTAAACGAGAACTACCTCGCGGCCGGCCCGGACATCGTCCAGTACACGAACGGGATCCGCGAGTCGGTCCACATCCACCACCGGGGGAACACGGCCGAGATCACCACGGACGCGGTCTATCACGGACTCTTCCTCGATACCCTGCTCAGGGGTCGCTTCGTTCCCCACGACACCGTCCATCTCGACGTCATCGACCGGGACTTCCCGCTGCCGCGACTCGACCCCGATCCCGACGTCACGAGGCTTTTCGCCGACAAGTTCGGCTTCTACGCCGACGGCGACCGGACGCTCGTCGACTGCCCGGAGATCGACGCCGACACCCCCGAGGAGTTCCTCGAGGACACGATCGCGCGCCACTACCGACGGGGGTTCGACCGGGCGGATTCGCGCTACAACGCGATGGCGTTGCTCGGCATCAAATCCAAGTCCGCGCTGCCGTTCAGGACCCACCTCGCGGATCAGTTCCTCGAGAGCTTCGTCGCGGCCGATTCGGAACTCATCGACTGGCACCTCACGACACCCCCGGAGCACAGAAACGACCGCACCTACCAGAAGGCCCTTCGGATGGTCGATCCGGACATCTTCCGGTATCGGCCGCCGGATCGGCCACACCGCTCCTATCAGCTCAACCAGGTGGAGAAGTACCTCCGCAAGAAACTCCCGGGGATCAGCCCCTTCGGAACGCCGTGGCCCGACCGGGACCGCATCTACGACGAGAACGACCTCGATCAGCGTCTGTTCGCCGGTCGACCCGACATCCACGCCCTTCCTCCCCGAATCAAACTCCGGATCAACGACGCCCGCACGTGGCTCGACTACGCCGCGGGAGACACCATCAGTACACCGTACGGCCTCGTCCGATCCGAATCGGTTCTCTGA
- a CDS encoding CapA family protein yields the protein MCGATDDCLQLSEAGGETWSLYVAGDCVHDEPPTPSMIGESLGDRVASNDVSILNLEAPIPADDSIPKAGPRKESHPDVPAALADAGFDTVALANNHTMDYGLNGLTGTVDACEAAGLDTVGVGTDITDALAPQYLTVDGTDVAIVNACEREFGVATESRPGTAWIGHPDAPRVVERASDRADAVILVAHGGVEFVPLPPIQWQRRLRRLSEVGADLVVAHHPHVPQGWERYEGTPIFYSLGNFLFNHTSRPKAGWGLSLEVSFDGPTPASATLLVTEETDDGVDLLDDGSRREERLAHLHRLSELMADPDEYAAHWQELAVRIFNQRYAGWLRRAAGGNPVTLVRQPREHLTQDGLWDGDARQDELLTLLNVIRNSSHRSVMETALAVETGTVPDRRTPEVERRVRELLSWTEDQAVYDRPSLLERTASDLFDRFSDR from the coding sequence ATGTGTGGCGCTACTGACGACTGTCTCCAACTCTCGGAGGCCGGTGGGGAGACGTGGTCGCTCTACGTCGCGGGCGACTGCGTCCACGACGAACCGCCGACGCCGTCGATGATCGGAGAGTCGCTGGGGGATCGCGTCGCGTCGAACGACGTCTCGATTCTCAACCTCGAGGCCCCGATCCCGGCCGACGACTCGATCCCGAAAGCCGGTCCACGCAAGGAGTCACACCCCGACGTCCCGGCGGCGCTCGCGGACGCCGGGTTCGACACCGTCGCGCTCGCGAACAACCACACGATGGACTACGGCCTCAACGGCCTCACCGGCACGGTCGACGCGTGTGAGGCCGCCGGCCTCGACACCGTCGGCGTCGGCACCGACATCACCGACGCGCTCGCCCCCCAGTATCTGACGGTCGACGGGACCGACGTCGCCATCGTCAACGCCTGCGAACGGGAGTTCGGCGTCGCGACCGAGTCGAGGCCGGGGACCGCCTGGATCGGCCATCCGGACGCCCCCCGGGTCGTCGAACGCGCGAGCGACCGCGCGGACGCGGTGATCCTCGTCGCACACGGGGGCGTCGAGTTCGTCCCGCTTCCACCGATCCAGTGGCAACGCCGACTGCGACGGCTGTCCGAGGTGGGCGCCGACCTCGTCGTGGCCCACCACCCACACGTCCCACAGGGCTGGGAACGCTACGAGGGCACGCCGATCTTCTACAGCCTCGGGAACTTCCTGTTCAACCACACGTCCCGGCCGAAAGCCGGGTGGGGGCTCTCGCTCGAGGTCTCCTTCGACGGCCCGACGCCCGCGAGCGCGACGCTCCTCGTCACGGAGGAAACCGACGACGGTGTCGATCTCCTCGACGATGGATCCCGACGCGAGGAGCGTCTGGCCCACCTCCATCGGCTCTCGGAACTCATGGCCGACCCCGACGAGTACGCGGCCCACTGGCAGGAACTCGCGGTTCGGATCTTCAACCAGCGCTACGCGGGGTGGCTGCGGCGGGCCGCGGGCGGCAACCCGGTCACGCTCGTGCGCCAGCCGCGCGAACACCTCACGCAGGACGGGCTCTGGGACGGCGACGCCCGACAGGACGAACTGCTCACCCTCCTCAACGTCATCCGCAACAGCTCACACCGGTCGGTGATGGAGACGGCGCTGGCGGTCGAGACGGGAACCGTCCCCGATCGGCGTACCCCCGAGGTGGAACGGCGCGTTCGCGAACTCCTCTCGTGGACGGAGGACCAGGCCGTCTACGACCGGCCATCGTTGCTCGAACGGACGGCCAGCGACCTGTTCGATCGGTTCTCGGACCGGTGA
- the glmS gene encoding glutamine--fructose-6-phosphate transaminase (isomerizing), protein MCGIIACVGSDDAVDTVLTGLKNLEYRGYDSAGLAIQNGSDLVVRKRAGKISDLTDGFVKELPRGVSGIGHTRWSTHGPPTDANAHPHTSASGDVAVVHNGVISNYEELRSELEGLGYSFESDTDTEVIPHLVEHYLEDGLDSDRAFRAAVERLEGSYAIALMIEGEDTVRAARQGSPLVVGLHDDAYYLASDVPAFLEFTDEVIYLEDGDVVTVENGSLSITDLDGGPVSREIDTVDWDPEETGKGGYDHYMLKEIESQPESLSNTIRGRIDPDDPAVHLEGFPSGCFEDVTEVHFVACGTSYHAALYGARLLDEANVRVRTSRASEFTGRVPDPEGTLVVPVTQSGETADTLGALRAARKAGARTLAVTNVVGSTVSREADEVLYIRAGPEIGVAATKTFSSQVVTLALLVERLTEEIEGAHAREDLGSFLEALSVLPNQIEEVIRTSRAEALSSKYDDRDAYFFIGHALQHPVALEGALKFKEITYEHAEGFAAGELKHGPLALVTPGTPIFALFDGKHDEKTHTNAKEAQARGAEIIAVTASERTAEFADDVLVIPDTHPDLSGLLANVQLQFVSYYTARLLGRPIDKPRNLAKSVTVE, encoded by the coding sequence ATGTGCGGCATCATCGCGTGTGTCGGTTCGGACGACGCCGTCGACACCGTCCTGACGGGCCTCAAGAACCTCGAATATCGAGGATACGACTCCGCAGGACTCGCGATCCAGAACGGATCCGATCTCGTCGTCCGGAAACGAGCCGGTAAGATCAGCGACCTCACCGACGGGTTCGTGAAGGAACTCCCCAGGGGCGTTTCCGGCATCGGCCACACCCGCTGGAGCACCCACGGCCCGCCGACCGACGCGAACGCCCACCCCCACACGAGCGCCTCGGGTGACGTCGCCGTCGTTCACAACGGCGTCATCTCCAACTACGAGGAGCTTCGCTCGGAGCTCGAGGGACTCGGTTACTCCTTCGAGAGCGACACCGACACCGAGGTCATCCCACACCTCGTCGAGCACTACCTCGAGGACGGCCTCGACAGCGACCGGGCGTTCAGAGCCGCCGTCGAGCGTCTCGAAGGGAGCTACGCCATCGCGCTGATGATCGAGGGCGAGGACACCGTCCGCGCGGCGAGACAGGGATCGCCGCTCGTCGTCGGCCTCCACGACGACGCCTACTATCTGGCCAGTGACGTCCCCGCGTTCCTCGAGTTCACCGACGAGGTGATCTACCTCGAGGACGGCGACGTCGTCACCGTCGAGAACGGTTCGCTCTCGATCACGGATCTCGACGGCGGACCGGTCTCCCGCGAGATCGATACCGTCGACTGGGACCCCGAGGAGACGGGCAAGGGCGGCTACGACCACTACATGCTGAAGGAGATCGAGAGCCAACCCGAGTCGCTCTCGAACACGATCCGGGGGCGAATCGACCCCGACGACCCCGCCGTTCACCTCGAGGGCTTCCCGTCGGGCTGTTTCGAGGACGTCACCGAGGTTCACTTCGTCGCCTGTGGGACGTCCTACCACGCGGCGCTGTACGGCGCACGCCTCCTCGATGAGGCGAACGTTCGGGTTCGTACCTCGCGGGCGAGCGAGTTCACCGGCCGGGTCCCCGATCCCGAGGGGACGCTCGTCGTCCCGGTCACGCAGAGCGGCGAGACCGCGGACACCCTCGGTGCGCTCAGGGCGGCCCGGAAGGCCGGTGCCCGGACGCTCGCGGTGACGAACGTCGTCGGCTCGACGGTTTCCCGCGAGGCCGACGAGGTGCTCTACATCCGGGCGGGCCCGGAGATCGGCGTCGCCGCCACCAAGACGTTCTCCTCGCAGGTCGTCACGCTCGCCCTGCTCGTCGAGCGTCTCACGGAGGAGATCGAGGGCGCGCACGCCCGCGAGGACCTCGGTTCGTTCCTCGAGGCGCTCTCGGTGCTGCCGAACCAGATCGAGGAGGTGATCCGCACCTCGCGTGCCGAGGCGCTCAGTTCGAAGTACGACGATCGCGACGCGTACTTCTTCATCGGCCACGCCCTCCAACACCCGGTCGCGCTCGAGGGCGCACTGAAGTTCAAGGAGATCACGTACGAGCACGCTGAGGGCTTCGCGGCGGGCGAGCTCAAACACGGCCCGCTCGCGCTCGTCACGCCGGGGACCCCGATCTTCGCGCTGTTCGACGGGAAACACGACGAGAAGACACACACCAACGCGAAGGAGGCCCAGGCCCGCGGCGCGGAGATCATCGCCGTCACCGCGAGCGAGCGAACCGCGGAGTTCGCTGACGACGTGCTGGTGATCCCCGACACGCATCCCGACCTCAGCGGACTGCTCGCGAACGTTCAACTCCAGTTCGTCTCCTACTACACGGCACGACTGCTCGGCCGTCCGATCGACAAGCCGCGCAACCTCGCGAAAAGCGTCACCGTCGAGTAA
- a CDS encoding helix-turn-helix domain-containing protein, producing MIALVVGLLGGMLAGMALTRARISDEPPEPPTRHSRPSRVPTRPIGPADSAERAFGDDDPALTDEERIVRLLASNGGRMKQSQIVDRTDWSKAKVSRLLSSMEDGEEITKLTVGRENIIFLGSMDGVYASDDGPRD from the coding sequence ATGATCGCCCTGGTCGTCGGCCTGCTCGGCGGTATGCTGGCGGGGATGGCGCTAACGCGTGCGCGGATATCGGACGAGCCGCCCGAACCGCCCACACGACACTCACGACCTTCTCGGGTGCCGACACGACCCATCGGACCGGCCGACTCGGCGGAACGAGCGTTTGGTGACGACGATCCCGCCCTGACCGACGAGGAGCGGATCGTCCGGCTCTTGGCTTCGAACGGCGGTCGGATGAAACAATCACAGATAGTCGACAGGACCGACTGGTCGAAGGCGAAGGTCAGTCGCCTGCTCTCGTCGATGGAAGACGGGGAGGAGATCACGAAACTGACCGTCGGCAGGGAGAACATCATATTCCTCGGCTCGATGGACGGGGTGTACGCCTCGGACGACGGACCGAGGGACTGA
- a CDS encoding DUF354 domain-containing protein has protein sequence MPTASSERLLVAIQHPAHVHFYKHAIRDLETDHEISIVVRDSEVATDLLDAYGFEYDVIGRSGSGIRLLASQALYEARMLRHAREFEPDVMTAIGGSAVAHVARAVGARSVVFTDTEHATLTNRLMAPFADEIWTPECFHADFGAKQIRYPGYHELAYLHPDRFTPDESIREDVGLGPDDEYVVLRLVSWEASHDAGAGGIDDVGDVVDRLEATGVRVLITAEGDLPARVRDRQVDIEPHRMHDLLAGASLFVGEGATMAAESAVLGTPAVYVNTLRMGYTDELEARYGLLYNCQGSFRHRMALDVAESILSGEEDRDWEAARERLLDEKVDTTDVILGALTGDGSY, from the coding sequence ATGCCTACCGCAAGCTCTGAGCGCCTGCTGGTCGCGATCCAGCACCCGGCTCACGTCCACTTCTACAAGCACGCGATCCGCGACCTCGAGACCGACCACGAGATCTCGATCGTCGTGCGCGACTCGGAGGTCGCGACCGACCTGCTCGACGCCTACGGCTTCGAGTACGACGTGATCGGCCGCTCGGGCTCAGGGATCCGGCTGCTCGCCTCACAGGCGCTCTACGAGGCGAGGATGTTGCGTCACGCCCGCGAGTTCGAGCCGGACGTGATGACCGCGATCGGCGGATCGGCCGTCGCCCACGTCGCGCGTGCGGTCGGCGCGAGGAGCGTCGTCTTCACCGACACCGAACACGCGACGCTGACGAACCGACTGATGGCCCCCTTCGCGGACGAGATCTGGACGCCCGAGTGCTTCCACGCGGACTTCGGCGCGAAACAGATCCGCTATCCGGGCTATCACGAACTCGCCTACCTCCATCCCGATCGCTTTACGCCCGACGAGTCGATCCGCGAGGACGTCGGGCTCGGCCCCGACGACGAGTACGTCGTCCTCCGACTCGTCTCGTGGGAGGCCTCCCACGACGCCGGCGCGGGCGGCATCGACGACGTCGGCGACGTGGTCGATCGGCTCGAAGCCACCGGGGTACGGGTACTGATCACCGCCGAGGGCGACCTACCGGCTCGCGTGCGCGACAGGCAGGTCGACATCGAGCCACATCGGATGCACGACCTGCTCGCTGGAGCGTCGCTGTTCGTCGGCGAGGGCGCGACGATGGCCGCAGAGAGCGCGGTGCTGGGAACGCCCGCGGTCTACGTCAACACCCTTCGGATGGGTTATACCGACGAACTCGAGGCGCGTTACGGCCTCCTGTACAACTGTCAGGGGTCGTTTCGCCACCGGATGGCCCTCGACGTCGCCGAATCGATCCTCTCGGGCGAGGAGGACCGGGACTGGGAGGCCGCTCGCGAGCGCCTGCTCGACGAGAAGGTTGACACGACGGACGTGATCCTCGGGGCACTCACCGGCGATGGCTCCTATTAG
- a CDS encoding polysaccharide biosynthesis C-terminal domain-containing protein, whose protein sequence is MKRTLVTAFISIAGANVAATFLGAVMTPILVRILGPSQYGTYATVMSVFALLMIAVSSGVDSGTRKYLAENRDDPDWHDNVFGYYFRIATVLALVASALLIAAAQIGVVDATLGEEYAFFFFLLAVITIMAQFREYVRRSLLGLKLEHISEPLHVAQKAFFFLFSISLAYLGYGVTGVLVGHILADALVTAIGLVGLAGHVSLSSVFERTPEGFPRRELLSFNNLSIVYIFLLTSLYHVDVLMLQAYTTEAQVGYYKAALVLAEFLWLAPKAVQSVMIQSASELWHRDRIEQITSLASKATRYTLLLTALMAIGIAVLAAQFVPRYYGAEFTPTITPLLLLLPGTVGFAVARPILSVSHARGDMRVMILATGAAAAMNVVLNVALIPRFGIEGAAVATSLGYLSLPMFHLWGARAIGYNPLGDIRPIPVSITVAVTGGVLVAIALGIDALIGSPLATVGVPLTNTTLPIDAALVAFVVIPPAGLVVYGILTLLTRAIDPSEIAQILRGMPGPLGRHASTIQRLFGETDETRG, encoded by the coding sequence ATGAAACGGACACTCGTCACCGCGTTCATCTCCATCGCCGGCGCGAACGTCGCCGCGACGTTCCTCGGAGCGGTGATGACGCCGATCCTCGTGCGGATCCTCGGCCCGTCGCAGTACGGCACCTACGCGACCGTGATGTCGGTGTTCGCGCTGCTGATGATCGCCGTGAGTTCGGGCGTCGACAGCGGGACGCGCAAGTACCTCGCCGAGAACCGCGACGACCCCGACTGGCACGACAACGTCTTCGGCTACTACTTCCGGATCGCGACGGTCCTCGCGCTCGTCGCGAGCGCCCTGCTGATCGCCGCGGCCCAGATCGGGGTCGTCGACGCCACCCTCGGCGAGGAGTACGCCTTCTTCTTCTTCCTGCTCGCGGTCATCACGATCATGGCCCAGTTTCGCGAGTACGTCCGGCGCTCGCTGCTGGGGCTGAAACTCGAACACATCTCCGAACCGCTCCACGTCGCACAGAAGGCCTTTTTCTTCCTGTTCTCCATCTCGCTCGCGTATCTGGGCTACGGCGTGACCGGCGTGCTCGTGGGGCACATCCTCGCGGACGCGCTCGTCACGGCGATCGGCCTCGTCGGACTGGCGGGACACGTCTCGCTGTCGTCGGTCTTCGAGCGCACCCCCGAGGGCTTTCCCCGCCGGGAACTGCTCAGTTTCAACAACCTCTCGATCGTCTACATCTTCCTGCTGACCTCCCTGTACCACGTCGACGTCCTCATGCTCCAGGCGTACACGACCGAGGCACAGGTCGGCTACTACAAGGCGGCGCTCGTGCTCGCGGAGTTCCTCTGGCTCGCACCCAAGGCAGTTCAGTCGGTGATGATCCAGTCCGCGTCCGAACTCTGGCACCGCGACCGGATCGAACAGATCACCTCGCTGGCCTCGAAGGCGACGCGCTACACGCTGTTGTTGACGGCGCTGATGGCGATCGGGATCGCCGTCCTCGCGGCACAGTTCGTCCCGCGGTACTACGGGGCGGAGTTCACGCCGACGATCACGCCGTTGCTCCTCCTGCTCCCCGGGACGGTGGGCTTCGCCGTCGCCCGCCCGATCCTCTCGGTGAGTCACGCGCGCGGGGACATGCGGGTCATGATTCTCGCGACGGGGGCGGCGGCGGCGATGAACGTCGTGCTCAACGTCGCGCTGATCCCACGGTTCGGGATCGAAGGGGCGGCGGTCGCGACCTCGCTCGGCTACCTCTCGCTGCCGATGTTCCACCTCTGGGGCGCACGCGCCATCGGCTACAACCCGCTGGGCGACATCCGCCCGATCCCCGTCTCGATCACCGTCGCGGTCACGGGCGGCGTGCTCGTCGCGATCGCGCTCGGGATCGACGCGCTGATCGGGTCGCCGCTCGCCACCGTCGGCGTTCCGCTGACGAATACGACGCTTCCGATCGACGCCGCACTGGTCGCGTTCGTGGTCATCCCACCAGCCGGGCTGGTGGTGTACGGGATACTGACGCTGCTGACGCGGGCGATCGATCCGTCCGAGATCGCACAGATCCTCCGCGGGATGCCCGGACCGCTGGGCCGTCACGCCTCGACGATCCAGCGCCTCTTCGGCGAGACCGACGAGACCAGAGGCTGA
- a CDS encoding glycosyltransferase encodes MTTPRSFFDQQVRMLEERGVECTVVEVPRPENGRGPAEFARFYRRVLREALLGDYDLVHANYGLVGPFALAQPVRPVILSIWGSEVMGYSNRLDRVTRFAARHSDAVIAPSAAVSRELDRPHTVVPFGVDTDLFRPMDREEAREHLGWDPDTRIVLFPYDPDRAVKNHPLAERVIERLSVEAELRTVSGLAYEEMPYVMNASDALLVTSERESGPMVVKEAAACDLPVVSTDVGFVRDVLKDVSNCYIGESADSLARHLDSALERGERADSRDVIDGLGLDEMADRLLTLYTTTLRLHP; translated from the coding sequence GTGACGACGCCCCGATCGTTCTTCGACCAGCAGGTGCGTATGCTCGAAGAGCGGGGCGTCGAGTGTACGGTTGTCGAGGTCCCTCGGCCCGAGAACGGTCGAGGACCTGCCGAGTTCGCCCGCTTTTACCGGCGAGTCCTCCGCGAGGCCCTCCTCGGGGACTACGACCTCGTTCACGCGAACTACGGACTGGTCGGCCCGTTCGCACTCGCCCAGCCGGTGCGTCCGGTGATCCTCTCGATCTGGGGGTCCGAGGTGATGGGTTACTCGAACCGGCTCGACCGAGTCACGCGCTTTGCCGCCCGCCACAGCGACGCCGTCATCGCCCCCTCGGCGGCGGTCTCGCGCGAACTCGACCGCCCCCACACGGTCGTCCCGTTCGGCGTCGACACCGACCTGTTTCGGCCGATGGACCGCGAGGAGGCACGCGAGCATCTGGGGTGGGACCCGGATACCCGGATCGTCCTCTTCCCCTACGATCCCGACAGGGCGGTGAAGAACCACCCGCTCGCCGAGCGCGTGATCGAGCGCCTCTCGGTCGAGGCCGAACTGCGGACGGTCTCTGGTCTCGCCTACGAGGAGATGCCGTACGTGATGAACGCGAGCGACGCGCTGCTCGTCACCTCCGAACGCGAGAGCGGCCCGATGGTCGTCAAGGAGGCCGCTGCCTGCGATCTGCCGGTCGTCTCGACGGACGTCGGGTTCGTCCGCGACGTCCTGAAGGACGTTTCGAACTGTTACATCGGCGAGTCCGCGGACTCGCTCGCGCGCCATCTCGATTCCGCCCTCGAACGGGGCGAGAGAGCCGATAGCCGGGACGTTATCGACGGATTAGGGCTCGATGAGATGGCGGATCGTCTCCTTACGCTCTACACAACCACTCTTCGACTTCATCCGTAA
- the glmU gene encoding bifunctional sugar-1-phosphate nucleotidylyltransferase/acetyltransferase: protein MQTVILAAGQGTRLRPLSESVPKPMLPVAGRPIAAHVADAAVAGGADELIFVTGYMADVVESYFGETYRGAPVSYATQEEQLGTAHAVRAAREHLSEEFAVLNGDNLYDPESIAELFSNGPAIGVFEVAEPSNYGVLSTAGGRVTDIVEKPAEPPTNLANAGVYLFPAEAREFLDVPMSERGEHELTDVLARVIEDHDVTPVALDRWMDVGRAWELLEANELLLGENRGRIDGEVDPDATVEGVVVIEEGATVESGVTIEGPAYIGSGCSVGPNAYIRGATLLEGDVHVGQAVEIKNSVIMRGTNVPHLSYVGDSVLGRDVNLGAGTNVANLRHDGEDVKLTVKGERTSTGRRKFGVVVGHGAKTAINTSLAPGVTLSGDATTTPGESVLRDR from the coding sequence ATGCAAACAGTGATTCTCGCGGCGGGCCAAGGAACCCGCCTTCGTCCCCTTTCGGAGTCGGTACCGAAGCCGATGTTGCCGGTCGCCGGCCGTCCGATCGCCGCCCACGTCGCCGACGCGGCGGTCGCCGGCGGCGCCGACGAGTTGATCTTCGTGACGGGCTACATGGCCGACGTCGTCGAGTCGTACTTCGGCGAGACCTACCGTGGGGCGCCGGTCAGCTACGCCACCCAGGAGGAGCAGTTGGGTACGGCCCACGCCGTCCGGGCCGCCCGCGAGCACCTCTCCGAGGAGTTCGCCGTCCTCAACGGCGACAACCTCTACGATCCCGAGAGCATCGCCGAACTCTTCTCGAACGGGCCCGCCATCGGCGTCTTCGAGGTCGCCGAGCCCTCGAACTACGGCGTGCTCTCGACGGCCGGCGGGCGCGTGACGGACATCGTCGAGAAGCCCGCGGAACCCCCGACGAACCTCGCGAACGCCGGAGTCTATCTCTTCCCTGCGGAGGCGCGGGAGTTCCTCGACGTACCGATGAGCGAGCGGGGCGAACACGAACTCACCGACGTCCTCGCGCGCGTGATCGAGGACCACGACGTCACGCCCGTGGCGCTCGACCGATGGATGGACGTCGGGCGCGCGTGGGAGCTCCTGGAGGCGAACGAACTCCTGCTGGGCGAGAACCGGGGACGGATCGACGGCGAGGTCGACCCCGACGCCACCGTCGAAGGCGTCGTTGTAATCGAGGAGGGCGCGACGGTCGAGTCCGGGGTGACGATCGAGGGGCCCGCCTACATCGGATCAGGTTGTTCGGTCGGCCCGAACGCCTACATCCGGGGGGCGACCCTGCTGGAGGGAGACGTCCACGTCGGACAGGCGGTCGAGATCAAAAACAGCGTGATCATGCGCGGGACGAACGTCCCCCACCTCTCCTATGTCGGCGACAGCGTCCTCGGGCGGGACGTGAACCTCGGTGCGGGGACGAACGTCGCGAACCTGCGCCACGACGGCGAGGACGTGAAGCTCACCGTCAAGGGCGAGCGGACCTCGACCGGACGACGCAAGTTCGGCGTCGTCGTCGGCCACGGCGCGAAGACGGCGATCAACACGAGCCTCGCACCCGGCGTGACCCTCTCGGGGGACGCGACCACGACGCCCGGGGAGTCGGTCCTCCGTGACCGGTAG